The following are from one region of the Ignavibacteriota bacterium genome:
- a CDS encoding acetyl-CoA synthetase: protein MTAVFNDYFYPKSICVVGASSKPKSLGYELTKSIKQYGYTGKLFLINPKSDEILGYKCYPTIESVKEKIDLAIIMVPKQFVEESIKQLTDKGTKAMILITAGFKETGKQGEQEEKRILELVKKSDARIVGPNCMGIINTIHEIKMNATFVAEEPQNGKMAFCSQSGAIGAAVLNSLRETDIKFSQFISVGNKADVTENDLLEYWEKDKNVSVITYYLESFEAGEKFIKYFIDEKITKPVIILKGGRTSSGIKAASSHTGAMGSSDKVVDAVLHQFGIIRADDLNDMFNTAKGFEDFPMPKGNRIAVVTNAGGPAILTVDTLEKNNLTLAELSSETKLKLREIVHPQGSVNNPVDLLPGGIAEEFKQVNEILVEDKNVDAVISVFVEPIMVPAIPVIEGINEIVKYPFGKNVKPIFQVVMPLPEFWDQYRKESKTKRSLFKRSEDPAVVIGNMLKFKNKQDNKNRLIPVETNIEGLKFEAGKFLSQEEVIKISEHYNIPIVKTNLMSLNDLKRVDFKFPVVLKAVGEKIIHKSELKGVVLNIKDKNELIHIAESMIKSFNQKKLSIESFLIQPYIHTKFELLVGGFRDPSFGPMIMFGSGGKYVEFIEDTTIRSAYLSDYDIEEMINNTKIGKIIQGVRGEIPADMNRIKSTIKSVAQMMLDHREIIECDLNPLVVTDDNNIFAVDIRIKC, encoded by the coding sequence ATGACTGCTGTTTTCAATGATTACTTCTATCCAAAATCAATCTGTGTAGTTGGCGCATCTTCAAAGCCAAAATCACTCGGTTATGAATTAACTAAATCAATAAAACAATATGGCTATACGGGGAAATTATTTCTGATCAATCCAAAATCTGATGAAATCCTTGGATATAAATGCTATCCGACAATTGAATCAGTCAAAGAAAAAATAGATCTTGCAATAATTATGGTCCCAAAACAATTTGTTGAAGAATCAATTAAACAGCTTACTGACAAAGGAACAAAAGCTATGATTCTTATTACAGCGGGTTTTAAAGAAACAGGTAAGCAGGGTGAACAAGAAGAAAAAAGAATTTTAGAATTAGTAAAGAAATCAGACGCAAGAATAGTTGGTCCAAATTGTATGGGAATCATCAACACAATTCATGAAATAAAAATGAACGCTACTTTCGTTGCTGAAGAACCACAAAACGGAAAGATGGCTTTCTGTTCGCAGAGCGGAGCAATCGGCGCAGCAGTTTTAAATTCATTGAGAGAAACTGATATAAAATTTTCTCAATTTATAAGTGTAGGGAATAAAGCTGATGTTACGGAAAATGATTTGCTTGAATATTGGGAGAAAGATAAAAATGTTAGTGTGATTACATATTACCTCGAAAGTTTTGAAGCAGGAGAAAAATTTATAAAATATTTTATCGATGAAAAGATTACCAAACCTGTAATTATCCTCAAAGGAGGTAGAACATCGAGCGGAATTAAAGCAGCGTCTTCTCATACCGGTGCGATGGGAAGCAGCGATAAAGTTGTTGATGCTGTACTTCACCAATTTGGAATCATCCGTGCTGATGATTTAAATGATATGTTTAATACTGCTAAAGGTTTTGAAGATTTTCCGATGCCAAAAGGAAACAGGATTGCTGTTGTAACAAATGCTGGCGGTCCGGCTATTCTCACTGTTGATACTCTTGAAAAAAATAATTTAACTCTTGCTGAGTTATCATCAGAAACAAAATTGAAGCTAAGAGAAATTGTTCACCCGCAGGGAAGTGTAAACAATCCGGTTGATTTACTCCCCGGTGGTATAGCTGAAGAATTCAAACAGGTAAATGAAATTCTTGTGGAAGATAAAAATGTGGATGCAGTTATTTCTGTTTTTGTTGAACCAATTATGGTTCCTGCAATTCCTGTAATAGAAGGAATCAATGAAATAGTGAAATATCCTTTTGGGAAAAATGTTAAACCAATTTTCCAGGTTGTAATGCCTTTACCTGAATTTTGGGATCAGTATAGAAAAGAATCAAAGACAAAACGATCACTTTTCAAAAGATCAGAAGATCCTGCAGTCGTAATTGGAAATATGCTGAAGTTCAAAAATAAACAGGATAACAAAAACAGATTAATACCTGTCGAAACAAATATTGAAGGATTGAAATTTGAAGCCGGTAAATTTTTGTCGCAGGAAGAAGTAATTAAAATATCAGAGCACTACAACATTCCAATCGTTAAAACAAACCTGATGAGTTTAAATGATTTGAAGAGAGTAGATTTTAAATTTCCAGTGGTTCTTAAAGCCGTCGGCGAAAAAATTATTCACAAATCTGAACTAAAAGGTGTCGTGCTCAATATCAAAGATAAAAATGAGTTGATACATATTGCTGAATCAATGATTAAATCATTCAATCAAAAAAAATTAAGTATAGAATCATTTCTCATACAACCGTACATCCATACAAAGTTTGAGCTTTTAGTTGGCGGTTTCCGAGATCCAAGCTTTGGTCCAATGATAATGTTTGGCTCCGGTGGTAAATACGTTGAGTTTATCGAGGATACAACAATTCGATCTGCGTACCTGAGTGATTATGATATTGAGGAAATGATAAACAATACGAAAATAGGAAAAATTATTCAAGGTGTGCGCGGTGAAATTCCTGCTGATATGAATAGAATCAAAAGCACTATAAAATCAGTTGCTCAAATGATGCTCGATCATAGAGAAATAATCGAGTGCGATCTTAATCCGCTTGTAGTTACGGATGATAATAATATCTTTGCAGTGGATATTAGAATCAAATGTTAA
- a CDS encoding LD-carboxypeptidase: protein MKRRNFIKTISTAAIAGSIFPVTAKDDRILPNKKLKKPARLKKGNTIALVTPGSYITDQEKQESIINLQSLGFNVVYTDRLMQKNGYFSANDEERAKDLNDMFERKDVHAIICARGGYGCARILPYLDYDLIEDNPKALIGFSDVTALQYAIFKNSGLLTFHGPVSISTFSNFSVKNFESVLMNPTFEFDLMNSTTENNYNPYGITVISEGKSEGKLIGGNLSICVSLIGTEFDIDYSDKIVFLEEFIEEPYRVDRMLTQMIQSGKFENAAGIALGVFKLCEPNKSNPAFQGSFSLMEVLQDRLGNLGIPVIYGLSFGHVADKFTLPFGGYAELNTETKRLKLLEPAVQ, encoded by the coding sequence GTGAAACGCCGTAACTTCATTAAAACAATTTCCACCGCAGCTATTGCTGGCTCAATCTTTCCTGTTACTGCAAAAGATGACAGAATTCTGCCAAATAAAAAACTTAAAAAGCCAGCAAGGTTAAAGAAGGGAAATACGATTGCACTCGTTACTCCCGGCAGTTACATCACTGATCAGGAAAAACAAGAATCAATTATCAACCTACAAAGTCTCGGGTTTAACGTAGTTTACACTGACAGACTGATGCAAAAAAATGGTTACTTCTCTGCGAATGACGAAGAACGTGCGAAGGATCTGAATGATATGTTTGAACGGAAAGATGTTCATGCAATAATCTGTGCGCGCGGAGGTTACGGATGTGCAAGAATATTACCTTATCTTGATTATGATTTGATTGAAGATAATCCAAAAGCACTGATTGGTTTCAGCGATGTTACTGCACTTCAATATGCAATTTTTAAAAACAGCGGATTGTTAACATTTCACGGTCCGGTTTCAATTTCAACTTTCAGCAATTTTAGCGTTAAGAATTTTGAAAGTGTATTGATGAATCCAACTTTTGAGTTTGATCTTATGAATTCAACAACTGAAAATAATTATAATCCGTACGGAATTACTGTTATCTCAGAAGGCAAATCTGAAGGTAAGTTAATTGGAGGAAATTTATCAATTTGCGTTTCACTTATTGGAACAGAATTCGACATAGATTATTCGGATAAGATAGTATTTCTCGAAGAGTTTATTGAAGAACCGTACCGTGTTGACAGAATGCTCACACAAATGATACAGTCAGGTAAATTCGAAAATGCAGCAGGAATTGCACTTGGAGTTTTCAAGTTGTGTGAGCCAAATAAAAGTAATCCGGCTTTTCAGGGATCTTTTTCTTTGATGGAAGTTTTACAGGATAGGCTTGGGAATCTTGGAATTCCAGTTATCTACGGACTTTCATTCGGACACGTTGCTGATAAGTTTACTCTTCCTTTCGGCGGATATGCTGAATTGAATACGGAAACTAAAAGGCTAAAATTATTGGAACCTGCTGTTCAATAA
- the priA gene encoding primosomal protein N', which translates to MYAEIVFPLSFRKTFTYRVPKELQNQAKVGVRAVAPFGKRTLTGFIISKPKDVSIKEEIKQVIDILDEKPIVDKDGFKFYEWLADYYLCSLGEALKLAVPYGSDIESKRKIISDKTASAHLLLKEKNKSSTRAKILTVLSEKEEISLQQLQKIVKKKNIYSTLRTLQENGVITLLDSIQKAKVKPKTVNYVKLNKTTGEVYSLFPEIERRSPKQIKILLELVNAKGKGLPVAELLHKTSSSKSSIDSLAAKGIVKLYEQEVDRRYVEHYKEEQTKFPLSDKQSEVIAEVAKTFSESKFKTYLLHGVTGSGKTQVYIELTKKVIDQNKTALILVPEISLTPQITSRFFNVFGDEVTVLHSRMSPGERFDSWQRIFKGKSKVVIGARSALFSPLKNIGLIVIDEEHDASYKQADMIPKYNSRDSAIMLGSILDCPVLLGSATPSVESMYNAKTGKYTLLELPDRIDNAKLPVITLVDVNKERKKKRMENIFSKTLLDKIEDRLKKGEGVIILQNRRGFSTQIYCTDCGEVEICDNCSVPMVYHINKNIIECHYCGLIKDVPGACTHCGSIQIKYFGTGTERVEDELEFYFPNVKMSRIDSDSITKKSALSRLLISFGNGDIDVLVGTQMVSKGLDFSRVTLVGVISAETTLWLPDFRADERTFQLLTQVSGRAGRSKNPGEVIIQTQNEKHFALQMVLNNNYNGFYEKEILDREKLEFPPFTRIALIEAKDQSNEKAKGAMNDFYHEIKKYKKWLKISSPTPAIIARLKGLFRYQILIKSSRQTDPGGKILRNSILNSYVEFNRKSRFKDVRLFYDIDPQSVI; encoded by the coding sequence ATGTATGCTGAAATAGTATTTCCATTATCATTCCGTAAAACTTTTACATATCGGGTTCCGAAAGAACTTCAAAACCAGGCAAAAGTCGGAGTGAGGGCTGTTGCTCCATTTGGAAAAAGAACTTTGACCGGTTTTATAATAAGCAAACCAAAAGATGTTTCCATCAAAGAAGAAATAAAACAAGTAATTGATATCCTCGATGAAAAACCAATTGTTGATAAAGATGGATTTAAATTTTACGAATGGCTGGCTGATTATTATCTCTGCTCATTAGGAGAAGCGTTAAAACTTGCAGTTCCGTACGGCTCCGATATTGAATCAAAAAGAAAAATCATTTCTGATAAAACTGCTTCAGCACATCTTCTTTTAAAAGAAAAAAACAAATCTTCTACAAGAGCCAAAATTCTGACAGTCCTGTCGGAGAAGGAAGAAATAAGTCTTCAGCAGCTTCAGAAGATTGTAAAGAAAAAAAATATATACTCGACTCTCAGAACCCTTCAGGAAAATGGAGTTATTACTTTACTTGACAGTATTCAGAAAGCAAAAGTAAAACCGAAAACAGTTAATTATGTTAAGTTGAATAAAACGACAGGCGAAGTTTATTCACTGTTTCCTGAAATTGAAAGACGTTCGCCAAAACAAATTAAGATTCTTTTAGAATTAGTTAATGCGAAAGGAAAAGGTTTGCCTGTTGCTGAATTGCTTCACAAAACTTCATCCTCAAAATCTTCTATTGATTCACTTGCAGCAAAAGGAATTGTAAAGCTTTACGAACAGGAAGTTGACCGCAGATATGTTGAGCATTATAAAGAAGAGCAAACTAAGTTTCCACTTTCCGATAAACAATCTGAAGTTATAGCAGAAGTTGCGAAAACATTTTCTGAATCAAAATTTAAAACATACTTGCTTCATGGTGTTACCGGTAGCGGAAAAACGCAAGTTTATATCGAACTCACAAAAAAAGTAATTGATCAAAATAAAACAGCATTAATTCTCGTTCCTGAAATTTCTCTTACACCGCAGATTACTTCACGCTTCTTCAACGTGTTTGGTGATGAAGTTACTGTTCTTCACAGCAGAATGTCACCCGGAGAAAGATTTGATTCGTGGCAAAGAATATTCAAGGGAAAATCGAAAGTGGTAATTGGGGCAAGATCTGCATTGTTCTCGCCGTTAAAAAATATCGGACTTATAGTAATTGATGAAGAACACGATGCAAGCTATAAGCAAGCTGATATGATACCAAAATATAATTCACGTGATTCAGCAATAATGCTTGGAAGCATTCTTGACTGTCCGGTTTTATTGGGATCAGCAACTCCTTCTGTCGAAAGTATGTACAATGCTAAAACAGGGAAATATACTCTGCTTGAACTTCCTGATAGAATTGATAACGCAAAACTTCCGGTTATTACTCTCGTTGATGTTAATAAGGAAAGAAAAAAGAAACGAATGGAAAATATTTTTTCCAAAACTCTGCTTGATAAAATTGAAGACAGATTAAAAAAAGGTGAAGGCGTTATCATTCTCCAAAACAGGCGAGGTTTTTCAACTCAAATTTACTGTACTGATTGTGGTGAAGTTGAAATTTGTGATAACTGTTCGGTTCCGATGGTTTATCATATCAACAAAAATATTATCGAATGTCATTATTGTGGATTGATAAAAGATGTCCCCGGTGCTTGTACTCATTGCGGATCAATTCAAATAAAATATTTTGGAACAGGTACTGAAAGAGTTGAAGATGAACTTGAGTTTTATTTTCCCAACGTTAAGATGAGCAGAATTGATTCTGATTCAATTACAAAAAAATCTGCATTAAGCAGATTGTTAATTTCTTTTGGAAATGGAGATATTGATGTACTCGTTGGGACGCAGATGGTCTCGAAAGGTCTGGATTTTTCAAGAGTAACTCTTGTTGGAGTTATTTCGGCAGAAACAACTTTATGGCTTCCTGATTTCCGGGCTGATGAAAGAACTTTTCAATTGCTCACACAGGTTTCAGGAAGAGCAGGCAGAAGTAAAAATCCGGGTGAAGTAATCATTCAAACTCAGAATGAAAAACACTTTGCACTTCAGATGGTTCTTAACAATAACTACAACGGATTTTATGAAAAAGAAATTTTAGATCGGGAAAAATTGGAATTTCCACCTTTTACAAGAATTGCGTTGATCGAAGCAAAAGATCAATCCAATGAAAAAGCAAAGGGTGCAATGAATGATTTCTATCACGAAATAAAAAAATATAAAAAGTGGTTAAAAATATCCTCTCCTACACCTGCAATAATAGCCAGACTCAAAGGGCTATTTCGTTATCAGATATTAATCAAATCATCGAGACAAACTGATCCAGGCGGGAAGATTTTAAGAAATTCAATTTTAAATTCTTATGTCGAGTTTAACAGGAAATCAAGATTCAAAGATGTGCGTTTGTTTTATGATATAGATCCGCAGAGCGTGATTTAG
- a CDS encoding transposase, whose translation MAKRNVKFLKGRCYHIFNRGANKRKIFFEEENYVYLLKKLKHYVKKYEFSVLAYCLMPNHYHFVLRQDGDIPLNIPIAFLFNGYTKAVNKRYNRTGTLFEGTFKSIEVEYANYLLELCRYIHRNRVDDGLVEQIEDWKFSNYLEWIEKRNGSLVDLKLRNKYFNNASSYESYVINYKSIKRAVKGLRKYLLELERNKK comes from the coding sequence ATGGCTAAAAGGAACGTAAAATTTTTAAAGGGAAGATGTTACCATATTTTTAATCGTGGAGCTAATAAAAGGAAAATCTTCTTTGAAGAAGAAAATTACGTTTACTTGTTGAAAAAGCTAAAACATTATGTTAAAAAATATGAATTTTCAGTTTTAGCTTATTGTCTAATGCCAAACCATTATCATTTTGTGTTAAGACAGGATGGTGATATTCCACTGAATATTCCAATTGCTTTTTTATTCAATGGTTATACCAAAGCTGTGAATAAAAGGTATAACAGAACCGGAACTTTGTTTGAAGGAACATTTAAGTCAATAGAAGTTGAATATGCCAATTATTTGCTTGAACTATGCAGGTATATTCACAGAAACCGGGTTGATGATGGATTAGTAGAGCAAATTGAGGACTGGAAGTTCTCAAATTATCTCGAATGGATTGAAAAGAGAAACGGAAGTCTGGTAGATTTGAAATTAAGGAATAAATATTTCAATAATGCAAGCAGCTATGAATCTTATGTTATAAATTATAAATCCATTAAACGAGCAGTTAAAGGATTGCGTAAATATTTGCTGGAATTAGAAAGGAATAAAAAATAA
- a CDS encoding tryptophanase has product MKPKTIIEPFKIKSVEPIRFTTRDEREKILTKAGYNPFMIHADDVLIDLLTDSGTSAMSAKQWAGIMEGDEAYAGSKSFFRFEDAVRKITGMKFIIPTHQGRAAEKILFSIVGGPGKYFPNNTHFDTTRANIEFTGAEAEDLLNEIGKHPEQRADFKGNMDVEKLEKFIREKGVENIPLCMITVTNNSGGGQPVSMQNIRDVKDVCKKYGIPLFLDACRFAENAYFIKKREKGYQDKSVLEIAQEMFSYADGATMSAKKDALVNIGGFLALNDENLAMQSRNLLIVTEGFPTYGGLAGRDLEAVAQGLEEVVDEHYLEYRIRSVEYLGERLVAAGVPIIEPPGGHAIYIDAKRFVPNIPADQYPGQAIVCELYLEGGVRGVEIGSVMFGKYDKNGKLIPAMMELVRLAIPRRVYTQSHVDYLIEIIIEVFKNRNKLKGYKIVYEAPMLRHFTARFAPIKS; this is encoded by the coding sequence ATGAAACCAAAAACAATCATCGAACCATTCAAAATAAAATCAGTTGAACCAATCCGTTTCACCACTCGTGATGAAAGAGAGAAAATTCTAACTAAAGCAGGTTACAATCCATTTATGATTCATGCCGATGATGTGCTGATTGATTTGCTTACTGACAGTGGTACATCTGCAATGAGCGCAAAGCAATGGGCAGGAATAATGGAAGGAGATGAAGCCTATGCCGGTTCAAAAAGTTTTTTCCGTTTTGAGGATGCAGTAAGAAAAATTACTGGAATGAAATTTATTATTCCTACTCATCAGGGTAGGGCGGCAGAGAAAATTTTATTTTCGATTGTTGGAGGACCGGGAAAATATTTTCCGAACAACACTCACTTCGATACAACAAGAGCCAATATTGAATTTACAGGTGCTGAAGCTGAAGACTTACTAAATGAAATTGGAAAGCATCCGGAACAGCGGGCTGATTTTAAAGGAAATATGGATGTCGAAAAACTTGAAAAATTCATCAGGGAAAAAGGAGTAGAGAATATTCCACTGTGTATGATAACAGTTACAAATAACTCCGGTGGTGGACAACCGGTTTCTATGCAGAATATTCGTGATGTGAAAGATGTCTGTAAAAAATATGGTATCCCGCTTTTTCTTGATGCCTGCAGGTTTGCTGAGAATGCTTACTTCATTAAGAAAAGAGAAAAAGGTTATCAGGATAAATCTGTTTTGGAAATTGCACAGGAAATGTTCTCCTATGCTGATGGTGCAACGATGAGTGCAAAGAAAGATGCTCTTGTAAATATAGGAGGATTTCTCGCGCTGAATGACGAAAATCTTGCGATGCAATCAAGGAACCTTCTTATTGTAACAGAAGGATTTCCAACTTATGGAGGATTAGCCGGGAGAGATCTTGAAGCAGTTGCTCAGGGTTTAGAAGAAGTTGTTGATGAACATTATCTTGAATATAGAATTAGAAGCGTTGAATATTTGGGAGAAAGATTAGTTGCAGCCGGTGTTCCGATTATTGAACCACCGGGTGGTCATGCAATTTATATTGATGCAAAAAGATTTGTCCCGAATATTCCTGCTGATCAATATCCGGGTCAGGCGATTGTTTGTGAACTTTATCTGGAAGGTGGAGTTCGTGGCGTTGAAATTGGTAGTGTAATGTTTGGTAAGTATGATAAGAATGGAAAACTTATTCCTGCAATGATGGAACTTGTAAGGCTTGCAATTCCAAGAAGAGTTTACACACAAAGTCATGTTGACTACTTAATTGAAATAATCATTGAAGTTTTCAAAAACAGAAATAAACTTAAAGGTTACAAAATAGTTTACGAAGCACCGATGCTCAGACATTTCACGGCAAGGTTTGCACCAATTAAAAGTTAA
- a CDS encoding DUF4905 domain-containing protein produces the protein MKLKKKYRFDNKRQIWRIIPTNSGKLIIEERESEQKQVYFHCIELTSGKKILQDFQLDDKFWVGIESVKDDYIYFHKFAKPDMPKHKGIFAFDIKTKKIFWENSNLTFQFMFRDKMYAYVEEFGGKKFFALNLQDGTVEDELGDNPLLINELRDQSIADNIPAGYLFPEVFSSDSLIENNTFDLISSLKTDFMISGQIEYLLKNGLLMMSFHTVNEKGKLNNIFKAVDLSGRKYILEEVLNKDTSLFFTDSFFVKDDFLFLLFGKTRLEVYNIIS, from the coding sequence ATGAAGCTCAAAAAAAAATACCGGTTTGATAACAAGAGACAGATATGGAGAATTATTCCCACTAACTCCGGTAAACTTATAATCGAAGAACGTGAATCTGAACAGAAACAAGTTTACTTCCATTGTATTGAGTTGACATCAGGTAAAAAGATTTTGCAGGATTTTCAACTTGATGATAAATTCTGGGTAGGAATTGAATCTGTGAAAGATGACTATATCTATTTTCATAAATTTGCAAAACCAGATATGCCAAAACACAAAGGAATATTTGCCTTCGATATCAAAACAAAAAAAATATTCTGGGAAAATTCCAACCTGACATTTCAATTTATGTTTCGTGATAAAATGTATGCATACGTTGAAGAATTCGGAGGTAAAAAATTCTTTGCTTTGAATCTGCAGGATGGAACGGTTGAAGATGAACTCGGCGATAACCCACTATTGATTAATGAACTCAGAGACCAATCAATAGCTGACAATATCCCGGCTGGCTATTTATTTCCGGAAGTCTTCTCATCCGATTCATTGATTGAAAATAATACATTCGATTTGATTAGTTCACTGAAGACTGATTTTATGATTTCGGGTCAAATTGAATATTTACTGAAAAACGGGCTTCTGATGATGAGCTTTCATACAGTTAATGAAAAAGGAAAATTAAATAACATTTTCAAAGCAGTTGATTTATCCGGAAGAAAGTATATTTTAGAAGAAGTTTTGAATAAAGATACGAGTCTGTTTTTCACTGATTCTTTCTTTGTTAAAGATGATTTTCTTTTTTTATTGTTCGGGAAAACAAGGCTCGAAGTTTATAATATTATATCCTGA
- the amrA gene encoding AmmeMemoRadiSam system protein A: MELSTDEKKILLQAARESILQEFSECDVTKIDYKVFPNLKMQLGAFVTLHIDNHLRGCIGYIIAQKPLFETIVDAAKHSAFGDPRFDELSRDEFDKIKIEISVLSPFEPIKSYDEIEVGKHGLLLEEGGSAVLLPQVAIEQNYNRSQFLTALCHKAGLYGNYWKERMLNIKVFTALVFSEEKIGGKK; this comes from the coding sequence ATGGAACTTTCAACTGATGAAAAAAAAATATTACTGCAAGCTGCAAGAGAATCCATTCTGCAGGAATTCAGTGAATGTGATGTGACAAAGATTGATTACAAAGTTTTTCCAAATCTTAAGATGCAATTAGGTGCTTTTGTTACTTTGCATATTGACAATCATCTTCGTGGATGTATTGGTTACATCATTGCACAAAAACCTTTATTCGAAACTATTGTGGATGCGGCAAAACATTCAGCCTTTGGCGATCCAAGGTTTGATGAATTAAGCAGAGATGAATTTGATAAAATAAAAATAGAGATTTCAGTTCTCTCACCATTTGAACCTATCAAAAGTTATGATGAAATTGAAGTAGGAAAGCATGGGCTTTTATTAGAAGAAGGTGGAAGTGCAGTTCTTCTTCCACAGGTTGCGATCGAACAGAATTATAATCGATCTCAATTCCTGACAGCCCTTTGTCATAAAGCTGGTTTATATGGAAATTATTGGAAGGAAAGGATGTTAAATATAAAAGTCTTCACTGCTCTTGTTTTTTCTGAAGAAAAAATCGGAGGTAAAAAATGA
- the amrB gene encoding AmmeMemoRadiSam system protein B gives MNYVRPAQVAGYFYPANPDKLKKDISLMLEVTKSKNEINNIFGIVSPHAGYVYSGKTAAHAYNLLNGKNYRRVVIISPSHSEYFPGICIFEGDAYETPLGILKVDKEFRELFLTDDELIFKGFEGHRREHALEVQLPFLQSVLNNFKIVPIVMGDQSKLNVDKLAKKLAELSDDETLIVASSDLSHFYSKSHADRLDSIVEKRIREFDFNNLQTDLDTHVCEACGGGPIVALMKSADLKNVRHSLVLNRSDSGDVTGDNKEVVGYLSAVFYGD, from the coding sequence ATGAATTATGTCAGACCTGCCCAGGTTGCCGGATATTTTTATCCTGCAAATCCAGATAAATTGAAAAAAGATATTTCGCTGATGCTTGAGGTAACTAAATCCAAAAATGAAATTAATAATATTTTTGGAATCGTATCACCTCATGCCGGATATGTTTATTCAGGTAAAACAGCAGCACATGCTTATAATTTATTGAACGGAAAAAATTATAGACGAGTTGTTATAATTTCACCGAGCCATTCAGAATATTTCCCTGGCATTTGTATTTTTGAGGGTGATGCTTATGAAACGCCACTCGGTATTCTGAAAGTTGATAAAGAATTTCGTGAACTGTTTCTGACCGATGATGAATTAATATTTAAAGGTTTTGAAGGTCACAGAAGAGAGCACGCATTAGAAGTTCAGCTTCCATTTTTACAATCCGTACTCAATAATTTTAAAATTGTTCCAATAGTAATGGGTGATCAGTCGAAACTGAATGTTGATAAACTTGCAAAGAAACTTGCTGAGCTTTCTGATGATGAAACCTTGATTGTTGCCAGTTCTGATTTATCTCACTTTTATTCCAAATCGCATGCTGACAGACTTGATTCAATTGTTGAAAAGCGAATAAGAGAATTTGATTTTAACAACCTTCAAACCGATCTTGACACTCATGTTTGTGAGGCTTGCGGCGGCGGACCAATAGTTGCACTAATGAAATCAGCAGACCTAAAAAACGTCAGACACTCATTGGTTCTGAACAGAAGCGATTCGGGTGATGTTACAGGTGATAATAAAGAAGTTGTTGGATATTTGTCGGCAGTTTTTTATGGAGATTAA
- a CDS encoding DUF2520 domain-containing protein: MTKQKIAIIGAGKLAYSIVSALIKSKYDIQIVISKKLSSARVLSEKFKIPHCSNSIKNISAEVNVFFLTVPDGEIKKAAEKLSKLKRDFSKSICIHFSGVENISVLNSLRKKGCAIGSIHIIRPFPSKNIVDIRNSPASIETENRQAKSFLLQMCKKLKLKPHSINSDEKVFHHLAAVHSSNFLVGNLFNAFSLITSGNNFPKNILRKTTQSALDNVFNLSPAKALSGPIDRGDIYTIEKHLDTLDAKIRKAKNKDKLKVIRKNYIVQSLNLLEVVKVKYGKLSEKHRKIEKLLKNKL, translated from the coding sequence TTGACTAAACAAAAAATTGCAATTATCGGAGCCGGTAAACTTGCTTATTCAATAGTTTCCGCACTTATAAAATCAAAATACGATATCCAGATAGTAATAAGTAAAAAACTTTCATCTGCCAGAGTACTTTCGGAAAAATTTAAGATTCCACATTGCTCAAATTCTATAAAAAACATTTCTGCGGAAGTTAATGTTTTCTTTTTGACAGTTCCTGATGGAGAGATAAAAAAAGCTGCTGAAAAGTTATCAAAATTGAAACGAGATTTTAGTAAGTCAATCTGCATTCACTTTTCCGGTGTTGAAAATATTTCCGTTCTGAACTCACTTCGCAAGAAAGGTTGTGCAATTGGTTCAATCCATATAATCAGACCATTCCCATCAAAAAATATTGTTGATATCAGAAATTCACCGGCTTCAATAGAAACAGAAAACAGACAGGCAAAATCTTTTTTGCTTCAGATGTGTAAAAAATTAAAATTGAAACCGCATTCAATAAATTCCGATGAAAAAGTTTTCCATCACCTTGCAGCAGTTCACAGTTCAAATTTTCTTGTTGGAAATTTATTTAATGCGTTCTCTCTGATAACTTCTGGAAATAATTTTCCAAAAAATATTCTCAGAAAAACTACTCAATCTGCTCTCGATAATGTTTTCAATTTATCTCCTGCAAAAGCTCTTTCTGGTCCGATAGATCGTGGTGATATTTACACAATAGAAAAACATTTGGATACACTCGATGCTAAAATCAGAAAAGCAAAAAACAAGGATAAACTTAAAGTGATTCGGAAAAATTATATTGTTCAGTCTCTTAATTTGCTGGAGGTTGTAAAAGTAAAATACGGAAAGTTGAGTGAGAAACACAGGAAGATTGAAAAGCTGTTGAAGAACAAACTTTAA